The following are from one region of the Mixophyes fleayi isolate aMixFle1 chromosome 7, aMixFle1.hap1, whole genome shotgun sequence genome:
- the CEP20 gene encoding centrosomal protein 20 isoform X1: protein MATVSDLKAVLTDTLDKRGVLGQLKARVRSEVFAALDDQSEPRPELSHENLLINEMIREYLAFNKYKYTASVLTAETGLPDIPLDRSFLARELNLVEDSNAQSVPILYGMLSHFLHGRKEVPCPSILKQSENPAF from the exons ATGGCGACTGTGTCAGATCTGAAAGCCG TCTTAACAGATACATTGGATAAAAGAGGTGTGTTAGGACAGCTTAAAGCACGGGTCCGATCAGAAGTGTTTGCAGCTTTGGATGACCAGAGTGAACCCAGGCCGGAGCTCTCGCATGAGAATCTCCTCATTAATGAAATGATCAGAGAGTATTTGGCGTTcaacaaatacaaatacacagCATCTGTTTTAACAGCAG AAACTGGTCTACCTGATATTCCACTGGATCGGTCTTTTCTAGCCAGAGAGCTTAACCTTGTGGAAGACTCAAATGCTCAATCAGT ACCAATACTATATGGAATGCTGTCTCACTTTTTACATGGACGCAAAGAGGTTCCTTGTCCCTCGATACTAAAGCAGTCCGAGAACCCAGCATTTTGA
- the CEP20 gene encoding centrosomal protein 20 isoform X2 gives MATVSDLKAVLTDTLDKRGVLGQLKARVRSEVFAALDDQSEPRPELSHENLLINEMIREYLAFNKYKYTASVLTAETGLPDIPLDRSFLARELNLVEDSNAQSV, from the exons ATGGCGACTGTGTCAGATCTGAAAGCCG TCTTAACAGATACATTGGATAAAAGAGGTGTGTTAGGACAGCTTAAAGCACGGGTCCGATCAGAAGTGTTTGCAGCTTTGGATGACCAGAGTGAACCCAGGCCGGAGCTCTCGCATGAGAATCTCCTCATTAATGAAATGATCAGAGAGTATTTGGCGTTcaacaaatacaaatacacagCATCTGTTTTAACAGCAG AAACTGGTCTACCTGATATTCCACTGGATCGGTCTTTTCTAGCCAGAGAGCTTAACCTTGTGGAAGACTCAAATGCTCAATCAGTGTAA